The genomic segment GTACTCGAAGTGGTCGGTGGCGACCTTGAAGCCCCGGATCAGGAAGCCGCAGATCAGCACCGCGACGATCACCGCCTCGACGAAGTAGCCCTGCCACATCGTCGAGCCGGTGAACCGGGACTTCCGCCCGGCGTCCGCGGGCCGGTTGCGCAACCGGATCCCGATCAGGACCAGAATCCCCACCAGACCGAGTACGCCGATCAGCTCGGTGGCGATGCCGTAGACCGCCCAGCCGCCGATAATCGGCAGCCCGCCGGTCGGGCTGACGACCTCGAAGTACGCCTCCAGCACCAGCAGCGACAGCACGACGAACGCCACCATCACGAACCAGTGCGCGGCGCCCACCACGCTCCACCGCAGCATCCGGGTGTGGCCGAGTGTCTCGGTGAGCATGGTGCGCAGCCGGTTGCCCCGGTCGGTGAAGCGCGTCGGGTCGGGCTGGCCGAGCCGGATCACGGCCACCATCCGCAACACCGCCCGGGTCGCCAGCCAGACCGCCACCGCGGTGACGGCGGCGGCGAGGACGGTGGTGACGATCTGGACGCTGCCCATGCCATGGCCTCCCGGTCTGCCGCGGACGTTCGGCTGATCGGTACAGCCTACGCGCTAGCTACCCACCGGTAACGTGAGTAACGTCGCAGCTCTTCGGGACACCCTAGTGTCCGACGAACCGGCCCTCACCAGCGGCTGGACGCGATGTGACCTGGTCGCGACGGGGCGGCGGCTCAGCGCCAGCGGGAGAGCAGGATCAGCGAGCTGACCATCGCCCCGAACCCGACGAGCAGGTTCCAGTACCCCCAACTCGCCACCGGGTAGGCGGTCTCGGAGAGGTAGTAGACGACCAGCCAGCCGATGCCGAAAACGATCAAGGACACC from the Solwaraspora sp. WMMD1047 genome contains:
- a CDS encoding cell division protein CrgA: MPKSQVRKKKVYTPPTDVRPTATAATSKPSPIWLPIAAVSLIVFGIGWLVVYYLSETAYPVASWGYWNLLVGFGAMVSSLILLSRWR